GGGATGTGCTGTCATATCAATGAAAATCACCAACATGTATCCTGAATTATTTAATCCAGCTTAAATTTTGAATCATTTATACCTCATCATGTAGTTCTTTCTTGTATCTTTGGGGTCAGTTAATATTCAGAGTCTATTTGTCTGCCTACTCTGGTGTAATGGAAGTGTCAGACGTACGGTCTCGTCCATGGTGAAGCGGTGGTAGATGCCGGCTGGCAGGGTGATCAGGTCTCCTTTACTCATAGCGATTCTgatccatctttcctccttgtCCCTGACGTCAAAGTAGGCCCGGCCGTCCAGGATGTACCGGATCTCATCGTCCAAGTGCAGGTGTTCCTCATAGAACATCTTAAGCTGAGAGGACAAACATGAGAAGAATACTCATACTCCGTACATATGGTAGCTGTCTAATCAGTCCTTCCAGGAAACTTCCAATTTGGTTAAACAACCTCAACTCCTCTGCATGGAATGTCCAAATCAACAGAGCGCCTATGATTTCAAACAGTTGTGGCATTGTTGGTGTGGTTTTAACTTACGTCAACACAGCATGCAACAAAAATGATGCCACAGGCCGAACAAAGCAATTCCCAAATGTTCCCAAATGAGGTTTGATTCAGTTAGTTACAGCAAAGATGGATATAATCTAcctcaaacataaaaatatgcaCTTTAGAAATGAAACAATGCTTTTATGACTGACTTTTTATTGGCTGATTTTATTTGGTGCTAACGTTGaggtttatttttagtaaataaagCTATAAATAGAACTCAAgtataatattttcttttgtatATTACTTTGAGTGCATAGTTCCAAATGTTCAGAAAGTGCATTTAAAAATCAGCACTGAAATACAGTTATTACTTTAATATGCCGCATGGTTTGTATCAAAGGAAGCAATtcaccacagacgggttgtacTGTGGCAGCTGTGGTAGCTGTGGCATTGAGCCAATTACATGTCGCACTAAATCAaagaatgcttgtgttgattggctgtgagcaagtccatacaaatacggtagtcatattttctagctctgggtgcaaaaaggatcgactgcaggtatcgtttgactggagatgtttcaatactacttggtatcgatttatttcagtcaatacCTTCAGTACTCATACTACTAATACTAGTACCCTATTTGAGGTAGctttttttcattgtattattttcctttacatgcattttattttctaaatccTGTAATTTTACCACAAAAAGAGCACATCAAACAACACACTTGTGAGATCCTGGATGGACTGAATCATTGTCCTCACCACTGAATGCAAACATCTGCCATAGACTATAGatattacagttacatttcaacaatgAAGTAATATGTCAGAATAAAATAACTATTAGATCAATGATCAATGTACAACAAGTGTAAAATGACCTTTTCTTCATAGTTGGGCAGAGTGTCTTTGTGGATAGTGATGATGTCCGTGTAGGAGTAGCCTTGCTCCTCTCTGATCTTCTGCAGCTCTGGATCTGTTTCATAGATGTCAGCATTCAACTGCAACAACAAGACATCAGCTGTGAAACAAACTGTTACTGAAATCTTATGTCATTCCATGAATAGTTCCACATCAAACAGCTGGCCCCTGATGGTGCCTCCTAATGAGATTAGAGGCACAAACTGAGGCTTAACCAGCAGTAGCcttttttattatgtgtgtgtttatttccaCAAGTTCTCAAACTGAAACACTGGGTTTTATTCCTAATATTTCACTCTAACATTTTAACTATGAGCTGAATTTGTGAACTAACTAACCCTCCTAATGGTGACATATGTGGATCTGTTAGTTTGGATGCTGCTCTCATTAGTTGTATGATGTAACACTAAGCATTGTTCAGTGAGCCTCTTTAACTTCATATCAGTGTCGAACcgtggacctggacctggaccctgGTCCTTCACATGGatcaataaaaaattaaacatagcAATACAAATAATAGCCAGAGCCCTGTCACATGATGATCAGCATATTAAAGCTTTCTTTGCCCTAACTGGCTTCACTACACACAAAGGTGATTCATTCAAAGCTGGCTATCATGACATCACTtattcatcacatcacataaaaaaaactactaaaTGAAACAAGCAAATCACACATTCACTTACTTCACATTTTAATAACAAAACATCATGTCAAAGTTTCTATCATAACTGGTTGGATACCATTGTAAGAAAAATAGTGATTGGTCCATCTCCCATTCCATTATATTAACCCATTGTTTCCCAAGAAATATTAATCCAAGTTTATAACACGACCTAGAAATTATTACTAGTGTTTTACTCACTGGATAGAaattattgaaaaataaaaatgtacactaCCGTTCAAAAGTTTGGGGTCACCCAAACAATTGTGTGTTTTCCATGAAAAGTCACACTTATTCACCACCATACGTTGtgaaatgaatagaaaatagAGTCAAGACATTGACAAGGTTAGAAATAATGATTTGTATTtgaaataagattttttttacatcaaacGTTGCTTTCGTCAAAGAATCCTCCATTTGCAGCAATTACAGCATTGTAGACCTTTGGCATTCTAGCTGTTAATTTGTTGAGGTAATCTGGAGAAATTGCACCCCACGCTTCCAGAAGCAGCTCCCACAAGTTGGATTGGTTGGATGGGCACTTCTTGCGTACCATACGGTCAAGCTGCTCCCACAACAGCTCAATGGGGTTCAGATCTGGTGACTGCGCTGGCCACTCCATTACCGATAGATTACCAGCTGCCTGCTTCTGCTCTAAATAGTTCTTGCACAATTTGGAGGTGTGTTTAGGGTCATTGTCCTGTTGTAGGATGAAATTGGCTCCAATCAAGCGCTGTCCACTGGGTATGGCATGGCGTTGCAAAATGGAGTGATAGCCTTCCTTATTCAGAATCCCTTTTACCCTGTACAAATCTCCCACCTTACCAGCACCAAAGCAACCCCAGACCATCACATTACCTCCACCATGCTTAACAGATGGCGTCAGGCATTCTTCCagcatcttttcatttgttctgcGTCTCACAAACGTTCTTCTTTGTGATCCAAACACCTCAAACTTGGATTCATCCATCCACAACACTTTTTTCCAGTCTTCCTCTGTCCaatgtttgtgttcttttgCCCATcttaatctttttcttttattggccAGTCTCAGATATGGCTTTTTCTTTGCCACTCTGCCCTGAAGCCCAGAATCCCGCAGCCACCTCTTCACTGTAGATGTTGACACTGGTGTTTTGCGGGTACTATTTAATGAAGATGCCAGTTGGGGACCTGTGAGGCGTCTGTTTCTCAAACTAGAGACTCTAATGTACTTATCTTCTTGCTCAGTTGTGCAACGTGGCCTCCCACTTCTTTTTCTACTCCAGTTAGAGCCTGTTTGTGCTGTCCTCTGAAGGGAGTAGTACACACCGTTGTAGGAAATATTCAATTTCTTAGCAATTTCTCGCATAGAATAGCCTTCATTTCTAAGAACAAGAATAGACTGTCGAGTTTCAGATGAAAGTTCTCTTTTTCTGGCCATTTTGAGCGTTTAATTGACCCCACAAATGTGATGCTCCAGAAACTCAATCTGCTCAAAGGAAGGTCAGTTTTGTAGCTTCTGTAACGAGCTAAACTGTTTTTAGATGTGTGAACATGATTGCACAAGGGTTTTCTAATCATCAATTAGCCTTCTGAGCCAATGAGCAAACACATTGTACCATTAGAACACTGGAGTGATAGTTGCTGGAAATGGGCCTCTATACACCTATGTAGATATTGCACCAAAAACCAGACATTTGCAGCTAGAATAGTCATTTACCACATTAGCAATGTATAGAGTGTATTTCTTTAAAGTTAAGACTAGTTTAAAGTTATCTTCATTGAAAAGTACAGTGCTTTTCCTTCAAAAATAAGAACATTTCAATGTGACCCCAAACTTTTGAACggtagtgtatatatatattagtagTACAAAATTTTTTTTCTTAGGCCTTCGGGCCCAGAAGGTTCCCCTCTGCTTCATATTATACATACAAACTAACACTAGCTGAATATTAACGCTTCCACTAGTTAAGCTTTTACATAGAGACTTGCAGGCAGCAGCTAACGTGGTTAAACTTACCTTCCAATGTAAAACACCAATCTTCTTTAACTCCTCCAGAGAAACAGGCTGGTTCGGGTTCAGTCTGTGAGGCTTCCTCTGGTCCTCATCTGAGCTGTCAATGTACCAGGCTTCTATCTCTGCCATGCTGGAGCTGTTAACCACTGACTGACACTATGCTGTTACTTCAGATCAAAACTAGACTTTTCCTCGTCTTCTTcttactgtctttttttccgGCAGGTTACATGTTTTAGCACACAGTGCTGCCCCCTACAGGTCAGGATTTGGTTTCAATTCAGTTTATTCAAATACTACTTTCAGTCTTTGGTTCTTGGTGGGAttaagaatgataataataatacattttatttgtaatacactttacatttgaaagtgcgacaaaacaaaaacaaaaaatcaaaatacaaagtttgtgataaaaaaataaatgtcccGAGTCTTTCTCTAAATCTCTCAGCAGTCTGAGGCATTCCAAAGACAAGAGGCAGCAGAACAGAAGCATGATCACCCATGGTGCTGAGTTTAGTccaggagaggaggaagcaaCTAGAGTTTGTAGAGAGGAGGGATCGTGTTGAGGCCAGTGGGATGAGAAGGCCCTTTATTGAGACTGTCTGTACTCACATGTGTAATAATGTGGTATATAAATCATTTAGGTTGCATGTCATAAATATATGTTTAACAATTTGTTATTTTCTGCAGGTTCCACACAATCCATCCTCACATTTGCCCATCGTTACTATAGATACTTTACTATAGATCCAATACAGTATCCTGGTCTTAGTGTGGTCATAATGACAGTGTGCCTTCTCACAGTGCCAGATAGAAATGATCTGTCTTtacactctttttttattgagaaGTAATGATggcctcttttttcatttccccATTTATTCTTACACatagttgttgttttccttGATGATTGGTCGACATTCAGATATCCAGATGCATATACTCAGATTAGTGTCTCTCTTCATTCCCCTTTTAGTCATGCCATGTCTGCTACCTAATTCCCCTCTACCTCAGTGTTACACAGTATTTGGTGACCCATCAGACTATTActgaagtactcagatcctttacttcagTAATAGTATTTATACCACAAAGTAAAAATTGCTTCAAATAACAAGTAAAAATCCTGCTGTGTTAACAAAGTCAATCATTAATTGGTACTGATAAGTCATTGTATAAGtagcattttactgttgtagctacATTAATATTAAGTTGATTTAACTAGTAGTACTTCTTTGCTTTTACATAAGTTGCATTTTAAATACTTAAGTGTAACAATGGCACCCAAAGAAACCCCACCGATCCTCCACCTGTTCAGTTTGGTACAGTAGAACCAACAGCTACACCATAATGTCTACTCAGGCCCCTAATTTGTTTTCTTGCAGTATCATTAGAGCTGAGGCTGAGTCATGACTGCCCTCCTCAGCctgacctcctcctcccactgtaGAACCCACATTAAAGCTATTAGCTCTGTTTTATATACCTAAACCTCCTCAGACAGTCGTTTGAGCTTTACAATTTCAAGGTCTGGGATGTAAAAGGCAGAGCCTAATTTTCCAGTTTGGGGACCATCTGCATAAATCTGTAGatatttttttaggttttcCTTTACCATGCCTGGATATGCAGTACTGTCACGTATTCTTATGCTTTCTGATATAAGCTACTGAAGTCTATTTCTGGTGAAGGTACAGTATGATGATATAACTGACCAGTGTATTATATCCCAGCTTCACCACTTCTTTACTTGTATTGAAAATGAAACACTCTTCCTTTCTATCCCCTGCTCCACATTGCCAATTTTGCTCGCCGACCTGCCAGTTGTGTTTCTCTCCCTTCTACAAGTACAGAGGTCCACCCAACATTCTGTCAATGCCTCAGCCGTTTCCATGTTAGATTTGATTTGACTACTGTCCCATAAAAAGCCATACCTCAATCATTGTTCTGTAGATCATTAATTGTGTATCCTGACCTGAACGCATTATATTTATCACCTTTCCACACTTAAGTCACAACATTATCTATCTGCTTTTTCCATGTTTGTCTTTCATCAAAGTGCACTTACAAGAATTTGAACTCTTTTAATCTAGCAATTGCTTGTccatacattaaaaaacagtaaCATTCGTTTTTTATATTACCCAATATagcatatttagttttttacacTTAAACATTGAATGCCAACTTATCTTATTTAAGACTTCTTGTATTCAGTCAATTGTTTGTTtaatgcttctttttctttttttccaagaTATAATTTGTCATAACGTTAAACAGCATTGGGCTGTTCTATCATCAATATCTGTGTTTGACCCCGATACAGTCTATGTGCTGGATGGACACATTGCATAAAACTGTATATAATGGTGACACATGCTGTGTTCAAGTAGCCTGATATTGCTGACAAAACTGGTGAGGGCTGCAAACCGTCTGTATGTTAACACTAATGTTTAAGAATATTTGTTCACATCACATTCATATAACATTCATTAACAGTGGATGGACAGTCTATCCGCTGTTTTATGTAATATGTTTAATTTTGAAGAATCCCACAGTTTTATTAGTTACTATTTCTTTGCATACATGCTTAACACATGTGTAgtagactgtgtgtgttgttgacaATTATAATGAGTATTTGCTGCGCTCCAGTGGTCACAGTGAGGAAATACACTTCCACATTCATTGAGTGGAAAACTATACAAACATTAATAGTCTACTAAATATTAGCGTAATCTTACAAGTTTCAGTATGGATTCTCATGTCACTATCTTGAGTCATAATACACACGTAAGTAAAATGAACATGATatccagtttgtttgttttattacgAAAATTGTCACGTGAGTTACTAATCACTCATCACGTGGGCGGGGCCGATGTACAGCACATGTCGAGGTTAAGTATCTTTGAAAATTAAGCACatgtagcgtgtgtgtgttcagctcgTGGAAATCAggtgaatgaaaacaaataagtatcgacgaggatgggattcgaacccacgcgtgcagagcacaatggattagcagtccatcgccttaaccactcggccacctcgtCTGTAAAACATGGCCCTACAGTGTCGATCTCGCACAAATTATACAACCCTGTTCAGCTATGCAGTCCTCAGTGGGATAGTTTTAGAAGAAGTTTGACACGACAGGTTGATTTTCTGCAGGATTCTCTGGATTATTAGCAGCCAAATAATTCTTAACGAGTGTCATGTGCAGAATTGTTGCCAGGTTTAAGTTGTGTGCATGTTATAAAATAGACAGACTTGCTAGTTAACAACGGTTTTTATCAGAAGCTGTCCAACTAATATATTGTTATACCTTTAAATTGGTATTATACCAGCGCTCCAGCTAACAGCCTCTTCCAGTTTGtaattgtgttgtgtttcaggtgtAGCAGCATGGTTTTGTTCTCACTGAATCCATATGAACCACctattctctctctcaggtATGTAGACCAATTTATAGCCTAGCATATCCCCACAACTTTATCCCTCTCAAGAACCTtggtttatgttttatatgacaCCACCAAACAACAAATTAGTTCACACTCAACACTGTTGTAGCAAATTTACACTTTTGAAGTATGTGTATCATGTAATGTATGCTCCTCATTACTGTCAGCATTGTTATTGGGTTAAATGACTGTTAATGCACTTAACAGAGTGGTAACATCAAAATTAACTCTGGTTTTCACACCTGCAGTGCTAAACTGTCAGCAAATACTGTTCAGCATGGTGTTCATGACACAATGTACCAAAACATATTATATAGTATACACAGATATAATCTCTATAGTATCATTTTGTCCACATATCAAACCTGACACTGTGTGCAGCCTGTCTGATGACATTAATGGGTAGATTGTACGGtagtttctgtttttctaaAAGTGGGCACACATTCTGATCCTAATTCAAAGAATGTATCAAACCAGGCCACTCCATTTGTGTGAAGCATATTGATGGATTACATGGGTACTAATTCCAGCTTTGGCTCGTCATGTGCCTGCACCTTGACCACTAATTCCAGTCAAATAAAGTAATTTGACAACCAACAGTCTCATCAAAACAGCACATTTAAACCACTTAAGCACATTACCATATTGCTACACCTGCTGTCTAAAGCTCAATCCACCACAGAATAGATGtggcagaggaaaaaaaacaagtaatttCACTTATGGAAATGTCAACACTCTATGCCATGAGATGCAGCTAATAAAACAATTTCACATTAGTACTCTTGCTGATCCTTAAACCTCTCATGTACAGACCGGGTCACTGTGTGAATACACTGCCTCTCTTATTTCTGTAATAAAATGATTGACAATGGACACTAAGTTCATAATGAGCACCTGCAAGAGATATTGTGTCAGACAGCCACAAGGCTCCACACAACTAATTCAAAAAGTGCAATCAGTGACAACAACATTACGAAAAAAGCCCCCAGTAAGTCAAAATCAAGTCCAGCTGGAGACACAATGTATGTgtattgtgtaaaataatacacCAGATGGCGCCACACCTCACTAAGAGACTGCTGACACTCCACCTGGCCTCACCTGGAGGGTGTTTCATAAAGATGGATTAGGGTGCTGT
This is a stretch of genomic DNA from Scomber japonicus isolate fScoJap1 chromosome 16, fScoJap1.pri, whole genome shotgun sequence. It encodes these proteins:
- the adi1 gene encoding acireductone dioxygenase produces the protein MAEIEAWYIDSSDEDQRKPHRLNPNQPVSLEELKKIGVLHWKLNADIYETDPELQKIREEQGYSYTDIITIHKDTLPNYEEKLKMFYEEHLHLDDEIRYILDGRAYFDVRDKEERWIRIAMSKGDLITLPAGIYHRFTMDETNYTKAMRLFVGEPVWKAYNRPADEFDIRKKYKASLQGS